Proteins encoded within one genomic window of Humulus lupulus chromosome 1, drHumLupu1.1, whole genome shotgun sequence:
- the LOC133806864 gene encoding uncharacterized protein LOC133806864: MNGVVFDFNDECLHALKTLKEKLTTTPTVVAPNWDLPFELMCDASNHAVGAVSENLVVPWYADYVNFFIAKVVHPKKSRQQLKKFYSEVKHYYWEEPILYKHCTGQIIHRCALEDEMVSILTHGHIFHCGGHFEATRIAAKDLFPSSYNNKYILLTVNYVSKWVEAAATPTNDSKVVLNFLHKHIFTCFGMPRALISDEGSHFCNKMMDSLLACYGVHHRTALPYHPQINGQMELSNREVKSILEKAVNRSRRD, from the exons ATGAATGGTGTTGTGTTTGACTTCAACGACGAGTGCCTTCATGCTCTTAAGACACTTAAAGAGAAGTTAACTACAACACCTACAGTTGTTGCACCGAACTGGGACTTACCATTCGAATTAATGTGTGATGCAAGCAATCACGCAGTGGGGGCA GTAAGTGAAAATCTAGTGGTGCCATGGTATGCAGATTATGTCAACTTTTTTATAGCAAAAGTTGTACATCCAAAGAAATCAAGGCAACAGCTCAAGAAATTTTACTCTGAggtgaagcattattattgggaagAGCCCATCTTATACAAGCATTGCACAGGTCAGATTATTCATCGTTGTGCACTTGAAGATGAGATGGTGTCGATTTTGACTCATGGTCATATTTTCCATTGTGGTGGTCATTTCGAAGCAACAAGGATAGCTGCAAAG GACCTTTTTCCATCATCTTACAATAACAAGTACATCCTGCTAACGGTGaattatgtatctaaatgggtggaagcagctGCAACACCTACAAATGACAGCAAGGTGGTACTAAATTTCTTGCACAAGCATATATTCACTTGTTTTGGCATGCCTAGGGCGTTAATAAGTGACGAAGGCAGCCATTTTTGTAACAAGATGATGGATTCCTTGCTTGCTTGTTATGGTGTTCATCATAGAACCGCTCTGCCATACCATCCTCAAATCAATGGTCAAATGGAATTGTCAAATAGAGAAGTCAAAAGTATCCTTGAAAAGGCAGTCAACAGATCAAGAAGAGACTAG